From one Rhopalosiphum padi isolate XX-2018 chromosome 2, ASM2088224v1, whole genome shotgun sequence genomic stretch:
- the LOC132921682 gene encoding uncharacterized protein LOC132921682, with amino-acid sequence NTSFGFLFNITELSVLEVRQKAEVLQKQYPQDLDISFMNECIHFRSYLKDLPESVTTKSVLYLCKVLKDDNLHDIYPYVNIALRMFLCVPASNTSAKRSFSTLKRVKTYLRSSMSDNRLNSLAILNIESQLTNSLNYDKIIEDFARSNARRKKLIE; translated from the coding sequence aatacttcatTTGGATTTTTGTTTAACATTACTGAGTTGTCAGTATTAGAAGTAAGACAAAAAGCTGAAGTGTTACAAAAACAATATCCTCAAGATCTGGATATATCGTTTATGaatgaatgtattcattttCGTAGTTACTTAAAAGACTTACCAGAAAGCGTAACAACAAAATCGGTGCTTTATTTATGTAAAGTCTTGAAAGATGATAATTTACATGATATTTACCCATACGTTAATATTGCATTGCGAATGTTTTTGTGTGTTCCTGCGTCAAATACTTCAGCCAAGCGTTCATTTAGTACTCTTAAAAGAGTTAAAACATACCTTAGATCTTCTATGAGTGataatcgtttaaactctttgGCGATTCTAAATATTGAATCACAGTTGACAAATTCAttaaactatgataaaataattgaagattTTGCAAGATCAAATGCGcgacgaaaaaaattaattgaatga